A section of the Rhizobium sp. SSA_523 genome encodes:
- the ligA gene encoding NAD-dependent DNA ligase LigA, whose amino-acid sequence MADDRKAVDALTESEARDELAFLAAEIARHDVLYHQGDKPEISDADYDALKRRNDEIEARFPALIREDSPSQRVGAAPAATFSPVTHARPMLSLDNTFSDSDVADFVSSVYRFLGRLPDSSIAFTAEPKIDGLSMSIRYEKGRLVSGATRGDGTTGENVTANILTIGEIPNRLPAGVPDVVEVRGEVYMAKSDFLALNAQMEAEGKQTYVNPRNTAAGSLRQLDPKVTASRKLRFFAYAWGEISDMPATTQMGMVETFARWGFPVNPLMKRLSSTEEILAHYHEIGLLRPDLDYDIDGVVYKVDELALQERLGFRSRSPRWATAHKFPAEQAFTTVEQIDIQVGRTGALTPVARLTPITVGGVVVTNATLHNEDYIKGIGNTGERIRPDDHDIRIGDTVIVQRAGDVIPQVLDVVLDKRPADAKPYAFPKKCPVCGSHAVRERNEKTGRLDSVTRCTGGFVCSAQAKEHLKHFVSRNAYDIEGLGAKQIDFFFEAEDPALQIRTAPDIFTLKKRQEASALAKLENIEGFGKVSVRKLFESIDNRRNIALNRFIFALGIRHVGETTAKLLARAYGSYAVFETAMQQAASFSGDAWEELNAIEGIGEIMARAIVEFFKEPRNIEVISRLLEEVTPQAMEQVVASGSPVAGKTVVFTGALEKFTRDEAKARAESLGAKVSGSVSKKTDILVAGPGAGSKLDKARELGITTLDEDEWLALIGG is encoded by the coding sequence ATGGCCGATGATCGCAAAGCGGTGGACGCGCTGACCGAAAGCGAGGCACGGGACGAGCTCGCCTTTCTCGCGGCGGAGATCGCCCGCCATGACGTGCTCTACCATCAGGGCGACAAGCCGGAGATTTCGGACGCGGATTATGATGCGCTCAAGCGTCGCAATGATGAGATCGAGGCCCGCTTTCCAGCCCTCATCCGCGAAGACAGCCCTTCGCAGCGGGTCGGGGCAGCGCCGGCCGCCACTTTCTCGCCGGTCACCCATGCCCGTCCCATGCTGTCGCTGGACAATACCTTCTCCGATTCGGACGTGGCGGATTTCGTAAGCTCGGTCTATCGCTTCCTCGGCCGCCTGCCGGATAGCTCGATCGCGTTCACGGCCGAGCCGAAGATCGACGGTCTGTCGATGTCGATCCGGTACGAAAAGGGCAGGCTGGTCAGCGGGGCGACGCGCGGTGACGGCACCACCGGGGAAAATGTCACCGCCAATATTCTGACGATCGGGGAGATTCCGAACCGGCTTCCGGCCGGCGTGCCGGATGTGGTGGAGGTGCGCGGTGAGGTCTACATGGCCAAGAGCGACTTCCTGGCGCTCAACGCGCAAATGGAGGCCGAGGGCAAGCAGACCTATGTCAATCCGCGCAACACCGCGGCCGGCTCGCTGCGCCAGCTTGATCCCAAGGTCACGGCCAGCCGCAAGCTGCGCTTCTTCGCCTATGCCTGGGGCGAAATCTCCGACATGCCGGCCACGACGCAGATGGGCATGGTGGAAACCTTCGCGCGCTGGGGCTTCCCGGTCAATCCGTTGATGAAGCGGCTGTCTTCCACCGAAGAGATCCTCGCGCATTACCACGAGATCGGATTGCTGCGGCCGGATCTCGATTACGACATAGACGGCGTGGTCTACAAAGTGGACGAGCTTGCGCTGCAGGAGCGCCTGGGCTTTCGTTCCCGCTCACCGCGCTGGGCGACGGCGCACAAGTTTCCGGCCGAACAAGCCTTCACCACGGTCGAGCAGATCGATATCCAGGTGGGACGCACCGGCGCCCTGACGCCCGTCGCAAGGTTGACGCCGATTACCGTCGGCGGGGTGGTCGTCACCAATGCCACGCTTCATAACGAGGATTACATCAAGGGCATCGGCAATACGGGCGAGCGTATCCGGCCCGACGATCACGATATCCGGATCGGCGATACCGTGATCGTCCAGCGGGCCGGCGATGTCATTCCGCAGGTGCTGGATGTGGTGCTGGACAAGCGGCCGGCCGATGCCAAGCCCTATGCCTTTCCGAAGAAATGCCCGGTCTGCGGCAGTCACGCGGTGCGCGAACGCAATGAGAAGACCGGGAGGCTCGATTCGGTGACGCGCTGCACGGGCGGTTTCGTCTGTTCCGCGCAGGCCAAGGAACATCTGAAACATTTCGTCTCCCGCAACGCCTATGACATCGAAGGCCTCGGCGCCAAGCAGATCGACTTCTTCTTTGAGGCAGAGGACCCGGCGCTGCAGATCCGGACCGCCCCGGATATTTTCACGCTGAAGAAGCGCCAGGAGGCGTCGGCGCTTGCCAAGCTCGAAAACATCGAGGGCTTCGGCAAGGTCAGCGTCCGCAAGCTGTTCGAATCGATCGACAACCGGCGCAATATCGCGCTCAATCGCTTCATCTTTGCCCTCGGCATCCGGCATGTCGGCGAGACGACGGCAAAACTCCTGGCGCGCGCCTATGGCAGCTATGCGGTCTTCGAGACTGCGATGCAGCAGGCAGCCTCCTTCTCCGGCGATGCCTGGGAGGAGTTGAACGCCATTGAAGGTATCGGCGAGATCATGGCCCGCGCCATTGTCGAATTCTTCAAGGAGCCGCGCAATATCGAAGTAATCTCCCGGCTGCTGGAGGAGGTGACGCCGCAGGCGATGGAACAGGTCGTCGCCAGCGGCAGCCCGGTCGCCGGCAAGACCGTGGTCTTCACCGGGGCACTGGAGAAATTCACGCGCGACGAGGCAAAGGCGCGCGCCGAAAGCCTGGGCGCCAAGGTTTCCGGCTCGGTCTCGAAGAAGACCGATATCCTGGTGGCCGGCCCCGGCGCTGGTTCCAAGCTCGACAAGGCGCGCGAACTGGGCATCACCACTCTCGACGAGGATGAGTGGCTGGCCCTGATCGGCGGGTAG
- a CDS encoding outer membrane protein assembly factor BamD, which translates to MRKAARIAVASLLLAGTGMLVSACQSDPDIDITKLGLNADPPEQLYNQGLANMKAGNMAEASRKFDAIDKQNPFTEWGRKALVMSTYSKYRLGRNDEAVATGNRYLKQYPTSDDSAYVQYLVGLAYSKQIADVTQDQKASRNTIDAMQKVIDNYPKSEYVEDAQAKIRFARDQLAGKEMQIGRYYLERKEYLAGISRFRTVVEQYGTTNQVEEALARLTEAYYAMGVVEEAQTAAAVLGHNYPDSQWYADSYKLLKGGGLEPRENRGSWISRAGAKLLGA; encoded by the coding sequence ATGCGGAAAGCGGCGCGTATCGCGGTCGCATCCTTGCTTTTGGCCGGCACCGGCATGCTGGTTTCCGCCTGCCAGTCGGACCCGGACATCGACATCACCAAGCTCGGCCTGAATGCCGACCCGCCGGAGCAGCTCTACAATCAGGGCCTGGCCAACATGAAGGCCGGCAACATGGCCGAGGCCAGCCGGAAATTCGATGCGATCGACAAGCAGAACCCGTTCACCGAATGGGGCCGCAAGGCGCTTGTGATGAGCACCTATTCGAAATATCGCCTTGGCCGCAATGACGAGGCTGTGGCCACCGGCAATCGCTATCTGAAGCAATATCCGACATCCGATGACAGCGCCTATGTGCAGTATCTCGTCGGTCTTGCCTATTCCAAGCAGATTGCCGATGTGACGCAGGACCAGAAGGCGTCCCGCAACACGATCGACGCCATGCAGAAGGTCATCGATAACTATCCTAAGTCGGAATATGTCGAGGATGCGCAGGCCAAGATCCGTTTTGCCCGCGACCAGCTTGCCGGCAAGGAAATGCAGATCGGCCGCTATTATCTTGAGCGTAAGGAATATCTGGCCGGGATCTCGCGCTTCCGCACCGTGGTCGAGCAATATGGCACGACCAACCAGGTCGAAGAGGCGCTGGCACGCCTGACGGAAGCCTATTATGCCATGGGTGTGGTGGAAGAGGCGCAGACCGCCGCGGCCGTGCTGGGCCACAACTATCCAGACAGCCAGTGGTATGCCGATTCCTACAAACTCTTGAAGGGCGGCGGTCTCGAGCCGCGTGAGAACCGCGGATCGTGGATCTCGCGTGCCGGGGCCAAGCTGCTCGGCGCCTGA
- the recN gene encoding DNA repair protein RecN, which translates to MLIQLSIRDIVLIERLDLSFESGLSVLTGETGAGKSILLDSLSLALGGRGDGGLVRHGLDKGQVTAVFDVPASHPARVLLRENGLDDDGDLIFRRVQSADGRTKASINDQPVSVQMMRQIGQMLVEIHGQHDDRALVDINAHRTLLDAFTGLTEEVQQVAALFRTWRDAERALKTHRAKVEAAAREADYLRASVEELEGLSPRDGEEDELAEDRARMQKSERIAGDIAEACDFLNGNASPVPLIASLVRRLERKSQEAPGLLEDTVQLLDAALDNLSNAQMEAEAALRRTEFDPRELERVEERLFALRAASRKYAVAVAELPALAEKMVADLAELDAGEERLGQLQRTAENAKTAYDEAARALSQKRQNGASALGDAVMAELPALKLERARFMVNVTADPETAAAEGIDTVEFHVQTNPGTRPGPIMKVASGGELSRFLLALKVALADRGSAPTLVFDEIDTGVGGAVADAIGQRLKRLSRTVQVLSVTHAPQVAARAATHLLISKGPASDGSDKIATRVATMSAAHRAEEIARMLSGASVTDEARAAAASLLSGRD; encoded by the coding sequence ATGCTCATCCAGTTGTCGATCCGCGATATCGTTCTGATCGAGCGGCTGGACCTCTCCTTCGAAAGCGGGCTGTCGGTACTGACAGGCGAGACGGGGGCGGGCAAATCCATCCTGCTCGACAGTCTCTCGCTTGCACTGGGCGGGCGCGGCGATGGCGGGCTTGTCCGCCACGGGCTGGACAAAGGGCAGGTTACGGCCGTTTTCGATGTTCCAGCTTCCCATCCGGCGCGAGTGCTGCTGCGCGAGAACGGGCTGGATGATGACGGTGATCTGATCTTCCGACGCGTGCAATCCGCGGATGGCCGCACCAAAGCGTCGATCAATGATCAGCCGGTCAGCGTGCAGATGATGCGGCAGATCGGCCAGATGCTGGTGGAGATCCACGGCCAGCATGACGACCGTGCGCTGGTCGATATCAATGCCCACCGAACGCTTCTCGATGCCTTTACCGGGCTCACGGAAGAGGTCCAGCAGGTCGCAGCTCTCTTCCGCACCTGGCGGGATGCCGAGCGCGCCTTGAAGACCCACCGCGCCAAGGTGGAGGCTGCCGCCCGCGAGGCCGATTATCTGCGCGCTTCGGTGGAGGAGCTGGAAGGCTTGAGCCCGCGCGACGGCGAGGAAGACGAGCTGGCCGAAGATCGCGCCCGCATGCAGAAATCCGAGCGCATTGCCGGGGATATTGCCGAAGCCTGCGATTTCCTGAACGGCAATGCTTCGCCTGTGCCTCTGATCGCTTCGCTGGTGCGCCGGCTGGAGCGCAAGAGCCAGGAGGCGCCCGGTCTTCTCGAAGACACGGTGCAGCTGCTGGATGCCGCGCTCGACAATCTTTCCAATGCGCAGATGGAAGCCGAAGCGGCGCTGCGCCGGACGGAATTCGATCCGCGGGAGCTGGAGCGGGTCGAGGAGCGTCTGTTTGCGCTTCGCGCCGCCTCCCGCAAATATGCCGTGGCGGTTGCCGAGCTTCCCGCGCTGGCGGAAAAGATGGTGGCCGATCTTGCAGAGCTGGATGCGGGCGAGGAGCGGCTCGGGCAGCTGCAGCGCACCGCCGAAAATGCCAAGACAGCCTATGACGAGGCCGCGCGCGCCCTGTCGCAGAAGCGCCAGAACGGTGCGTCTGCTCTTGGTGATGCGGTCATGGCCGAATTGCCGGCGCTGAAGCTGGAGCGCGCCCGCTTCATGGTCAATGTGACGGCAGATCCCGAAACGGCAGCGGCCGAGGGAATCGATACCGTCGAATTCCACGTGCAGACCAATCCCGGCACCCGTCCGGGGCCGATCATGAAGGTGGCCTCCGGCGGCGAGCTGTCGCGTTTCCTCCTGGCGCTGAAAGTGGCGCTGGCCGATCGCGGCTCGGCGCCGACTCTTGTTTTCGACGAGATCGATACCGGCGTGGGCGGCGCGGTGGCGGATGCCATCGGCCAGCGGCTGAAACGCCTGTCGCGGACGGTGCAGGTGCTCTCGGTGACCCATGCGCCGCAGGTTGCTGCCCGTGCCGCGACGCATTTGCTGATCTCCAAGGGACCCGCCAGCGACGGATCCGACAAGATCGCGACCCGCGTCGCCACCATGTCCGCAGCGCATCGCGCCGAGGAGATCGCCCGCATGCTGTCCGGCGCATCCGTGACCGACGAAGCCCGCGCCGCGGCCGCCAGCCTGCTCTCTGGCCGAGATTGA